TGAGACGCGGGTGGCGTAGAGCTTGGTGAGGATGCTGGCGGCGCGGTCGCCGAGGCCGCCGAGGGCGGAGAAGGCGAGCAGCAGGGCGTAGTCGTCCGTGGTGAGCAGGCCCAGGGAGGCCACGGCGCGCAGGAGTTGCAGCGCGATGAGGACGCGGGTGAGCGGGAACCGGTCGGCGAGGCGGCCGCCGAGGGGGGCGCCGGCGATGCCGACGGCTCCGGCGAGGGCGGCGAGGGTGCCGACCTGGGCGAGGGAGAGTCCGGAGACGTAGGTGAAGTAGAGGACGGAAACGGAGGCCCACAGTCCGCTGCCGGTGCGGTCGACGAGGGCGACGAGGAGCATGCGGCGGCCGTCGGGGCCGCCGGGTACGCGTGGGCGTCCCGTCCTGGTGGCCGGTGTGGTGCCGCTGCCCTTGGTTCTCGTGCCGCGAGTGATGCGCACTGCTCCCCCTTGCCGGAAACTTGTCTGAAATTATGTATTGATACATAATGATCAATGTGGCAGTACATTATGCGATCAGTGGGGCGACAGCCAAGGCGATTGCCGCGTCGGTGGAACGCGGGGTCTCCGAGGGGGCGTTGGCGCCGGGCGCGGCGCTGCCGCCGGTGCGGCGGCTCGCGGACGAACTGGCGGTGAGCCCGGGGACGGTGGCGACGGCGTACAAGGAGCTGCGCGGGCGGGGCATCGTGGTGACCCGCGGCCGGGGCGGGACCGTGGTGGCGCCCGCCCCCGCGGTGGCCTCACGCCGGCCGCCGAAGGTCCCGCGGGGGCTGCGCGATCTGGCGGGCGGGCATCCGGATCCCGCCTTCCTGCCCGCTCCGGCGCCGCCGTCCCGGCTGGCGCCCGGTGCGCGCTCGCACCGCTCGACACCCCGGCTGCCCCGGCTGGAGGACGCGGCGCGCGACTGGCTCGGCGCGGACGGGGTGCCGGTGGAGCACGTGACCTTCGCGCACGGCGCGCTGGATCTGGTGGGCCGGCTGCTCTCCGTGGAGCTGCGCCCCGGCGACGCGGTGGCGATGGAGGATCCGGGCTATCACCACCTGCTCGACCTGGTGACCGCGTTGGGGCTGCGCAGCGTGCCGGTGGCGGTGGACGACGAGGGGATGCGGCCCGAGGCCCTGCGGCGGGCGCTGCGGGCCGGTGCGCGCGCCGTGGTGTGCAGTCCGCGCGGGCAGAACCCGTACGGCGGGTGCTTCTCGGCCGAGCGGCGCGCGGCGCTCGCCGATGTGCTGCGCGAGGAGCCGGACGTCCTGGTCCTGGAGAACGACCACGCGTCGGCGGTGGCGGACGTACCGCTGCACGCCCTCGGCTCCGCCGGTCTGTCCCGGTGGGTGCATGTGCGGACGGTGAGCAAGTTCCTCGGGGCGGACCTGCGCTGTGCGGTGGCGGCGTGCGACGCCGTCACCCTGGCGCGGCACGACGGGCGTCTGCTGCTGACCTCGGGCTGGGTCAGCCATCTGCTCCAGGAGACGGTGCACGGGCTGCTGACCGACGAGGACACGCGTGCGCTGGTGTCCCGCGCGCGCGGGACGTACGCCGTGCGCCGCGGCGCCCTGCTCGGGGAGCTGGCGGCCCGGGGCATCGCGGCCCACGGGGCGAGCGGGATGAACGTGTGGGTACCGGTGGCCGACGAGTCGGCGGTGGTGAACGGGCTGCGGTCCCACGGCTGGTGGGTCGCGGCGGGTGCCAGATTCCGGCTGGCGTCACCGCCGGGGGTGCGGATCTCCGTGGCCGGACTGGAACCCGCGGACGCGGCCCGGCTGGCCTCCGACTTCGCCGCGGTGCTGGGCGAGTCGGAGGCCACCTACGGCGGCTGACCGGCGGGCGGCGGACCGGCGGGCGGCGGACTCGGCCCCGTCCGGGCCGGGCCAAGTCCGCCGGGCCGGGCCCGGACGGGTCAGGCGCGCTTGCGGGCCAGTTCCTCGTAGAAGCGCAGCAGGCCGAGGTCGTCGACGGAGCCGGGGTTGACCGCCTTCTCCAGCGGGGTGCCCTGGAGCAGGCGTTTGACCGGGACCTCGATGCGCTTGCCGGTGAGGGTGTGCGGGACGCCGGGGACCGCGATGACCTCGTCGGGCACATGGCGCGGGGAGAGCTGTTCGCGGATGGTCCGCTTGATGCGGTCCAGCAGCGCGTCGTCCAGGACGGCTCCGGGGGCCAGCTGGACGAAGAGCGGCATCCAGTAGCCTCCGTCGGGCTGTTCGACGCCGATGACCAGGGACTCCCTGATCTCGGGGAGCCGCTCGACGGCCTCGTAGATGTCGGCGGACCCCATGCGCACGCCCTGGCGGTTGAGCGTGGAGTCGGAGCGGCCGTGGATGATCACGGAGCCGCGGGAGGTGAGGGTGATCCAGTCGCCGTGCCGCCATACTCCGGGGTACACGGCGAAGTAGCTGTCGTGGTAGCGGCTGCCGTCCGGGTCGTTCCAGAAGTGGAGCGGCATCGAGGGCATGGGGTTGGTGACGACCAGCTCGCCGACCTCGTCGACCAGGGGCCGCCCCTCCGGGTCCCAGGACCGGAGGTCGGTGCCGAGACAGGGGGCCTGGAGCTCGCCGATGTGGACGGGCAGGGTCGGCACGGCCCCGGCGAAGCAGGAGCAGACGTCGGTGCCGCCGCTGACGGAGGCGATCCACAGGTCGTCACCGACCTCGTCGTGCAGCCAGCGGAACCCGTCGGGCGGGAGCGGGGACCCGGTGGTGGCGACGCACCGGATCCGGGACACGTCGTGGTCGCGCGCCGGATGCACCCCCGCCTTGCGGCAGGCCATCACATAGGCGGCCGAGGTGCCGAAGAGGGTGGCCCCGGTGCGCTCGGCGATGCGCCACTGGGCACCCGTGTCGGGGTACCCCGGGCTGCCGTCGTACAGGACGATCGTCGTCCCGGTCAGCAGGCCGGAGACGAGGAAGTTCCACATCATCCAGCCGGTGGACGTGTACCAGAAGAAGCGGTCCCCGGGGCCCAGGTCGCAGTGCAGGCCGAGCTGCTTGAGGTGCTCGACGAGGATGCCGCCCTGGGACTGCACGATGGCCTTCGGCAGGCCCGTGGTGCCCGAGGAGTACAGCACCCACAGCGGATGGTCGAAGGGCACCTGTTCGAAGACGGGTTCTACGTCCGCCGAGGTCAGGTCGGACCAGGCGAGGGTGCCCTCCGGTGCGGCGCTGCCCAGCAGGGGGATGTGCACCACGGCGCGCAGGGTGGGCAGTTCGCGGCGCAGTTCGGCGACGACGTCGCCGCGGTCGTGCT
The sequence above is drawn from the Streptomyces sp. SAT1 genome and encodes:
- a CDS encoding aminotransferase class I/II-fold pyridoxal phosphate-dependent enzyme produces the protein MAVHYAISGATAKAIAASVERGVSEGALAPGAALPPVRRLADELAVSPGTVATAYKELRGRGIVVTRGRGGTVVAPAPAVASRRPPKVPRGLRDLAGGHPDPAFLPAPAPPSRLAPGARSHRSTPRLPRLEDAARDWLGADGVPVEHVTFAHGALDLVGRLLSVELRPGDAVAMEDPGYHHLLDLVTALGLRSVPVAVDDEGMRPEALRRALRAGARAVVCSPRGQNPYGGCFSAERRAALADVLREEPDVLVLENDHASAVADVPLHALGSAGLSRWVHVRTVSKFLGADLRCAVAACDAVTLARHDGRLLLTSGWVSHLLQETVHGLLTDEDTRALVSRARGTYAVRRGALLGELAARGIAAHGASGMNVWVPVADESAVVNGLRSHGWWVAAGARFRLASPPGVRISVAGLEPADAARLASDFAAVLGESEATYGG
- a CDS encoding acetoacetate--CoA ligase, with the protein product MSTVNPLPLWQPDPQRIAQAQITRFQAWAAAHHGAPAEGGYPALHRWSVDHLESFWQAVTEWFDVRFGTPYARVLGDRTMPGAQWFPGATVNYAEHALRAAATRADEPALLQVDETHEPRPVTWPELRRQVGSLAAELRALGVRPGDRVSGYLPNIPEAVVALLATAAVGAVWTSCAPDFGARSVLDRFQQVEPVVLFTVDGYRYGGKEHDRGDVVAELRRELPTLRAVVHIPLLGSAAPEGTLAWSDLTSADVEPVFEQVPFDHPLWVLYSSGTTGLPKAIVQSQGGILVEHLKQLGLHCDLGPGDRFFWYTSTGWMMWNFLVSGLLTGTTIVLYDGSPGYPDTGAQWRIAERTGATLFGTSAAYVMACRKAGVHPARDHDVSRIRCVATTGSPLPPDGFRWLHDEVGDDLWIASVSGGTDVCSCFAGAVPTLPVHIGELQAPCLGTDLRSWDPEGRPLVDEVGELVVTNPMPSMPLHFWNDPDGSRYHDSYFAVYPGVWRHGDWITLTSRGSVIIHGRSDSTLNRQGVRMGSADIYEAVERLPEIRESLVIGVEQPDGGYWMPLFVQLAPGAVLDDALLDRIKRTIREQLSPRHVPDEVIAVPGVPHTLTGKRIEVPVKRLLQGTPLEKAVNPGSVDDLGLLRFYEELARKRA